A genomic region of Haliotis asinina isolate JCU_RB_2024 chromosome 1, JCU_Hal_asi_v2, whole genome shotgun sequence contains the following coding sequences:
- the LOC137295674 gene encoding histone-lysine N-methyltransferase SETD1B-A-like, translating into MEHDRRHPDPYLNGLQRGLPVDQLDKKKRNYKLVVDPFLHRGQQQKVYRIDGVIPGENRQIEPRDPRSRFQRIWSRKEVADLPVPRFKYDCYYVGTPPAKEITFRNLNDNINKDFLENMCKTFGKIEECKIYYHPKTKKHMGIGKVMFTSSKAARMCAEKLNQTSQMGNIITVVIDTMGRERSRIIEEMLAEPKQRLDKQMSHGHKNIRNDFPKKHEAYDPGDNEFPPRHPPPPSFDHLLFSEGGHSGPKSDVSYSSHSDLGYGSGTSSVNYGDAYNHTPFPTGNKYDMQHYNVPQTGDFNYGIQPPFGNHHPPAHPPAHPPGHPPGHPPVQDGFAGIPHFDPTRPPPPLHTVQPPIQEEPFHSHSSTDYHDKNSRSWGKPRGEDKKWEREKDRDRDRERDKNRDWKRDRDRDHRDRDRNRDRDRDRDHHRGRDRDRERHRDYDREYERDHDRDYERERDHDRRGKGRDKEEKKPKERIEKSVRPKTPEAEEKPRKMTLESRIQELLTGFVDEEPPPEPAKTKKSDLSPVSDRSWDPSSGTPGASTQDTNSWPTPSHHTPGDNSWSTPHSHQQTPVDGSWPKPGAHQDAWPLGNHNFRNNDAQGKFPASQEVKTDAVKQASPAGETSDMEVDDDDDKMSLSSISSGEQKLEINPQTNSTQAQQGSSTSFMQPASTLSSFNPTATVYGQGLTNINQWPGFASYPPHSNNLFNPTYNQNYCGYQNGVSGTSDFIESADKLPVDETMFAKVLNSFVKELKEVMQKDLCKKMVVSSAFKSFETWWDKETEKTKPTKSLPSIEKTVKSTPAPAPTTNQNAMSSTIASLFESKPSWSRDGVIDSGFGSFNRSFGSGGLLGIRGGMPKMPSFKKKFRPPSPPPEEGHTSKHEEEEAWSDGEASQSPTRLSRKPVVSESEEESDEEADKTQSGDEEEDEEESGESSEEEDSDEEEEEDSEDDEEEESESDEEEVDIETESDIDLLKKDKPSVSSAEEAELKPKEDTRPLSPIREEKEDEEKEEGEVSDQEDEEETMEVTEPQEKPTAVADKEEEKVSEVRTSSPPHPPSPKKAPPPPPVTKPPKPSAESPELAKLIQKTLSPDSKVLEGKNEKEEDIPPPVGNEETLSLPRSEDDGDRRPYMNPAIAEHDYFAAPPTQADEADSDATASADEESAGLSREVWMDHSYCLPPAKFELPETDVSDYKESDDRTSAVSKVSKVKDKSVLDVSESDISSDSPTKKKGKQKEPKKRPKKKDALADITATLNSRGSRELSSILPPPKPKVSFSPRSYEDERQKFFEMYHKGMDEEDIQYLKRTYEDLMSSDDPMFYWINDILWVDHPVTNIPDPSPPKKRRKVDEAQHKTKISGCARTDGYYKLSMEEKAQYLLHGANAKMQQKVADSINQTLAEQAKKNMVSSREARSENRRLQTALSDFSDQMGMSDLFKFNQLKFRKKHLRFAKSSIHDWGLFALEPIAADEMVIEYVGQVVRQSMADLREKQYENTGIGSSYLFRVDGETIIDATKCGNLARFINHSCNPNCYAKIITVDTQKKIVIYSKRDIDVNEEITYDYKFPIEDEKIPCLCGAVGCRGTLN; encoded by the exons ATGGAACATGACAGAAGACACCCAGATCCAT ATCTCAATGGCTTGCAGAGAGGGCTTCCAGTTGATCAATTggacaagaagaaaagaaactaTAAACTTGTTGTTGACCCCTTTCTCCATCGAGGTCAGCAGCAGAAGGTCTACAGAATTGATGGCGTGATTCCTGGG GAAAATCGCCAGATCGAGCCCCGTGATCCACGTTCCCGTTTCCAGAGGATTTGGAGTAGGAAGGAAGTTGCAGACTTGCCAGTTCCTAGGTTTAAG TATGACTGCTACTATGTTGGAACACCGCCTGCTAAGGAAATCACTTTCCGAAATCTTAATGACAATATCAACAAGGACTTTTTAGAAAACATGTGCAAAACATTTGGGAAGATTGAAGAATGCAAAATCTACTACCATCCCAAGACGAAGAAGCACATGGGCATTGGCAAG GTCATGTTCACATCTTCCAAAGCAGCTCGCATGTGTGCCGAGAAACTGAACCAGACATCTCAGATGGGCAACATCATCACGGTTGTCATAGATACCATGG gacGAGAGCGATCACGGATCATTGAGGAGATGTTGGCTGAACCCAAGCAACGTCTGGATAAGCAGATGAGTCATGGTCATAAGAACATCCGCAATGACTTCCCAAAGAAGCATGAGGCCTATGACCCAGGTGATAACGAGTTCCCTCCAAGACACCCACCTCCGCCATCTTTTGACCATCTGCTGTTCAGTGAAGGTGGACATTCTGGTCCTAAGTCTGATGTCAGCTACTCCAGCCATTCAGACCTTGGGTATGGCTCAGGCACGTCGTCAGTCAACTATGGTGATGCTTATAACCACACCCCTTTCCCAACTGGGAACAAGTATGACATGCAGCACTACAATGTTCCACAGACTGGGGACTTTAACTATGGTATTCAGCCTCCATTTGGTAACCATCATCCTCCAGCCCATCCTCCAGCCCATCCTCCAGGACATCCTCCAGGACATCCTCCAGTTCAGGATGGATTTGCAGGCATCCCTCATTTTGATCCAACTCGACCTCCCCCTCCTTTGCATACAGTCCAGCCTCCAATTCAGGAGGAACCATTCCATTCACACAGTTCAACAGATTACCATGATAAGAACAGCAGAAGCTGGGGAAAGCCTAGGGGTGAGGATAAAAAGTGGGAGAGGGAAAAAGATAGGGATCGTGATCGGGAACGCGATAAAAACAGAGACTGGAAACGAGACAGGGATCGTGATCATAGAGACCGTGATCGGAATCGTGACCGAGACAGAGATAGGGATCATCATAGAGGGCGTGATAGGGATCGAGAGCGGCATAGAGACTATGATCGGGAGTATGAGAGAGACCATGATCGAGATTATGAGAGGGAGAGAGACCATGATAGAAGAGGCAAGGGTAGGGACAAAGAGGAAAAGAAACCGAAGGAAAGAATAGAAAAATCAGTAAGACCAAAGACCCCAGAGGCTGAagagaaaccaagaaaaatgaCTCTGGAGTCTCGCATACAGGAACTCCTTACAGGGTTTGTTGATGAGGAGCCTCCACCAGAACCAGCGAAGACTAAGAAAAGTGACCTATCTCCAGTAAGTGACCGCAGTTGGGATCCTTCCTCTGGTACTCCTGGTGCATCAACGCAAGACACAAACTCATGGCCCACACCAAGTCATCACACCCCAGGGGATAACTCCTGGTCAACACCTCACTCGCATCAGCAAACCCCTGTAGATGGATCATGGCCGAAGCCTGGTGCTCACCAAGATGCATGGCCATTGGGAAATCACAACTTCAGGAATAATGATGCCCAAGGAAAGTTCCCAGCTTCACAAGAAGTCAAGACAGACGCTGTGAAACAAGCATCTCCTGCGGGAGAGACAAGTGACATGGAggttgatgatgacgatgacaaaATGTCTCTTTCCTCCATCAGCAGTGGTGAGCAGAAGCTTGAAATCAACCCTCAAACGAACTCCACCCAGGCCCAGCAAGGGTCTTCCACATCTTTCATGCAACCAGCATCCACATTGTCATCATTCAACCCAACAGCAACTGTGTACGGTCAGGGGCTGACTAACATCAACCAGTGGCCTGGTTTTGCCTCCTACCCACCCCATTCTAACAATTTGTTTAATCCAACATACAATCAGAACTATTGTGGTTATCAGAACGGTGTGAGTGGCACTTCAGACTTTATAGAAAGTGCAGACAAGCTGCCAGTTGATGAGACCATGTTTGCCAAGGTGCTCAATAGTTTTGTGAAGGAACTCAAAGAGGTGATGCAAAAAGACTTGTGTAAAAAGATGGTTGTCAGCTCAGCGTTTAAGTCCTTTGAAACGTGGTGGGATAAGGAAACAGAGAAAACTAAG CCAACAAAATCTTTACCAAGTATTGAAAAGACAGTTAAGTCAACACCAGCTCCCGCACCTACGACAAATCAGAACGCTATGAGTTCAACGATCGCCTCACTGTTTGAGTCCAAACCGTCTTGGTCTCGAGACGGGGTTATTGATAGTGGTTTTGGTAGCTTCAATCGCAGCTTTGGCAGCGGAGGGCTTCTTGGTATTCGAGGAGGAATGCCCAAGATGCCATCATTTAAG AAAAAGTTCCGTCCTCCATCTCCTCCACCAGAAGAAGGCCACACCTCTAAacatgaagaagaagaagcgTGGTCAG ATGGAGAGGCAAGTCAGTCTCCAACTCGTTTGTCGAGGAAGCCAGTGGTCAGTGAGAGCGAGGAAGAATCAGATGAGGAGGCAGACAAAACTCAGTCTGGAG ATGAGgaggaagatgaagaagaaAGTGGAGAGAGCAGTGAGGAGGAAGACAGTgatgaggaggaagaagaagacAGTGAAGACGATGAGGAAGAGGAGAGTGAAAGTGATGAAGAGGAGGTTGATATCGAGACAGAGTCTGACATTGACCTCCTCAAGAAAGACAA GCCTTCTGTAAGCAGTGCTGAAGAAGCAGAGCTGAAACCAAAGGAAGACACTCGGCCTTTGTCTCCGATCAGGGAAGAAAAGGAAGATGAAGAAAAGGAAGAAGGAGAAGTTAGTGATCAGGAGGATGAGGAAGAAACGATGGAAGTCACAGAACCTCAAGAGAAACCAACTGCAGTAGCTGACAAGGAGGAAGAGAAAGTGTCAGAGGTCAGAACCTCTTCTCCACCACATCCTCCTTCTCCAAAGAAGGCACCACCTCCTCCGCCCGTAACAAAGCCTCCCAAGCCCTCAGCAGAGTCCCCTGAGCTAGCCAAGCTAATTCAGAAGACATTAAGTCCCGATTCCAAGGTGCTAGAGGGAAAGAATGAGAAGGAGGAAGATATTCCTCCTCCAGTTGGCAATGAGGAGACGCTCTCACTTCCTCGTTCTGAGGATGATGGGGATCGCCGTCCTTATATGAATCCTGCTATTGCAGAACATGACTATTTTGCTGCTCCCCCAACACAGGCAGATGAGGCAGATTCAGATGCTACAGCCTCAGCTGATGAGGAATCTGCCGGTCTGTCCCGGGAGGTTTGGATGGACCACAGTTACTGTCTCCCCCCAGCAAAGTTTGAATTGCCTGAGACAGATGTGTCAGACTATAAAGAGAGTGATGATAGGACTAGTGCTGTGTCTAAAGTGTCAAAGGTTAAGGACAAAAGTGTATTGGATGTCAGTGAATCTGATATCTCTTCTGATTCGCCGACGAAGAAGAAAGGAAAGCAAAAAGAGCCCAAAAAGCGTCCCAAAAAGAAAGATGCTTTGGCAGACATTACAGCAACCCTCAACAGTCGAGGGAGTCGTGAATTATCCAGTATTTTACCACCTCCTAAACCTAAAGTGTCATTTAGCCCAAGGTCTTATGAAGACGAAAGGCAAAAGTTTTTTGAAATGTATCATAAAGGTATGGATGAAGAAGATATTCAGTATTTAAAACGGACATATGAAGATCTGATGTCATCCGATGACCCCATGTTTTACTGGATCAATGACATTTTGTGGGTTGATCATCCGGTCACTAATATTCCGGATCCATCACCACCAAAGAAACGACGGAAAGTGGATGAAgctcaacacaaaacaaaaatatcag GCTGTGCAAGGACAGATGGCTACTATAAGTTGTCAATGGAGGAAAAGGCTCAGTATCTGTTGCATGGTGCCAACGCCAAGATGCAGCAGAAGGTAGCAGACAGCATCAACCAGACACTG GCTGAACAGGCAAAGAAGAACATGGTGTCTTCCCGAGAAGCTAGGAGTGAAAACAGAAGGTTACAGACAGCTCTGTCTGATTTCTCTGACCAGATGGGAATGTCAGACCTATTCAAATTTAACCAACTCAAG TTCCGAAAGAAGCACCTGAGGTTTGCAAAGAGTTCCATTCATGACTGGGGACTGTTTGCTCTGGAGCCTATCGCAGCAGATGAAATGGTCATTGAATATGTGGGTCAGGTAGTTCGTCAGTCGATGGCTGACCTACGTGAGAAGCAGTATGAGAACACTGGTATTGGCAGCAGCTACCTATTCCGTGTTGATGGAGAGACCATCATTGACGCGACCAAGTGTGGCAACCTTGCCCGATTCATAAATCACAGCTGCAAT CCCAACTGCTATGCAAAGATCATCACAGTAGATACTCAAAAGAAAATTGTTATCTATTCCAAAAGAGACATTGATGTCAATGAGGAAATCACATATGACTACAAGTTTCCCATTGAGGATGAGAAAATCCCCTGTCTCTGTGGCGCTGTTGGCTGTAGGGGCACTCTCAACTGA